From the Oceanicaulis alexandrii DSM 11625 genome, one window contains:
- a CDS encoding DUF4167 domain-containing protein yields MVSTTRKEIRFLNMKRQRGRGRKPGSPSNRSYESNGPDVKVRGAPSHIYDKYMQLARDASSAGDRVMAENYYQHAEHYLRIVQANQPKRDEREDNNGNQDDADGADDAAETQNETGSDNSGAAQSEESPRQRRPRGRRRRDEPTGSDDPLQVVDPESAGASSATPSEEGDSQPSTEEKPKKRTRTRRPKADVDAQKALDAADGEGEKRSSKDAGEAA; encoded by the coding sequence ATGGTATCAACAACCCGAAAAGAGATCAGGTTCTTGAACATGAAGCGTCAACGCGGACGAGGGCGAAAGCCCGGATCGCCCAGCAACCGCTCATATGAGAGCAATGGGCCGGACGTAAAAGTTCGGGGCGCCCCCTCTCATATCTACGACAAATACATGCAGCTCGCCCGCGACGCCTCGTCCGCCGGGGATCGGGTGATGGCTGAAAACTATTACCAGCACGCCGAGCATTATCTGCGGATCGTTCAGGCCAACCAGCCCAAGCGCGATGAGCGTGAGGATAATAACGGCAACCAGGACGATGCTGACGGCGCTGACGATGCGGCCGAGACGCAGAACGAAACCGGCTCTGACAATTCAGGTGCGGCGCAGAGCGAAGAGTCGCCACGTCAGCGCCGTCCGCGCGGTCGTCGTCGCCGGGACGAACCGACCGGCAGTGATGACCCGCTGCAGGTGGTTGACCCTGAGAGCGCGGGCGCTTCGTCTGCAACGCCGTCTGAAGAGGGCGACAGCCAGCCTTCGACCGAAGAGAAGCCGAAAAAGCGCACGCGCACCCGCCGCCCGAAAGCGGATGTGGACGCCCAGAAAGCTCTGGACGCGGCTGACGGCGAGGGTGAGAAACGCTCATCCAAGGACGCCGGAGAGGCTGCCTGA
- a CDS encoding serine hydrolase domain-containing protein produces the protein MPSSLKLVLKLVLGLVVIAGVWTFFSTQWGWKALPETAPLTFEAYDERFVQAGEDAAAVLEAMRGEFGVPGVTAAVAVDGELVWAAGAGWANLDADTPASPDTLFRIGSTSKAMTATVIARLVDQGVLVPDDTVGAHVPDAPNEDWLEIELDQLLSHTAGFPGYENNSDWPDAYETLRMKRQYDQVEDSLELVDDARLLSEPGEAYYYTSFDVVLAAVMAERATGEDYASLLDREIRTPLDLATPIRANAGPTPEHVAQFYQSRGNGQIRPRGAVNVSQRWPSGGLYARSVDLVQVASAWLDDDYISEATRERFWAPMRLNSGEVNEEGYALGWRVNPQSVSRFGEDAPVRIVHHGGVSRGAMSWLILYPELGIAVAVNINTETDEFSDFSSVEPEITRLFAEAVGRTPENARPPD, from the coding sequence ATGCCGTCATCACTCAAACTCGTCTTGAAGCTGGTCTTGGGCCTCGTCGTGATCGCAGGGGTCTGGACCTTTTTCAGCACCCAGTGGGGCTGGAAAGCCCTGCCCGAGACCGCTCCACTGACTTTCGAAGCCTATGATGAGCGGTTCGTGCAAGCCGGCGAAGACGCCGCCGCCGTACTGGAAGCCATGCGCGGTGAATTCGGTGTCCCTGGCGTGACTGCGGCCGTCGCGGTCGATGGCGAGCTGGTCTGGGCGGCGGGCGCGGGCTGGGCGAATCTTGACGCCGACACTCCCGCATCGCCGGACACCCTGTTTCGCATCGGCTCCACCTCGAAAGCCATGACTGCGACCGTCATCGCCCGGCTGGTCGATCAGGGCGTCCTTGTTCCTGACGATACGGTCGGCGCACACGTCCCCGATGCGCCCAATGAAGACTGGCTGGAGATCGAACTCGACCAGCTTTTATCCCATACCGCGGGCTTTCCCGGATACGAGAACAATTCTGACTGGCCGGACGCCTATGAAACTCTGCGCATGAAGCGTCAGTATGACCAGGTGGAAGACAGCCTGGAGCTGGTGGATGACGCCCGCCTGCTGTCTGAGCCGGGCGAGGCCTATTACTATACCTCATTCGATGTTGTGCTGGCGGCGGTCATGGCCGAGCGCGCCACGGGTGAAGACTATGCCAGCTTGCTGGACCGCGAGATCCGCACGCCCCTCGATCTCGCCACGCCCATTCGCGCCAATGCGGGGCCGACACCGGAGCATGTGGCGCAATTCTACCAGTCTCGCGGCAACGGGCAGATTCGCCCCCGCGGCGCGGTGAATGTCAGCCAGCGCTGGCCCAGCGGCGGGCTCTATGCGCGTTCGGTTGATCTGGTGCAGGTCGCCAGCGCCTGGCTCGATGACGACTATATTTCCGAAGCCACGCGCGAGCGGTTCTGGGCGCCGATGCGCCTCAATTCAGGCGAGGTGAATGAAGAGGGCTATGCGCTCGGCTGGCGGGTAAACCCGCAAAGCGTCTCCCGCTTTGGCGAGGATGCGCCGGTCCGGATCGTCCATCATGGCGGGGTCAGCCGCGGCGCGATGAGCTGGCTGATCCTCTACCCTGAGCTGGGCATCGCCGTAGCGGTGAACATCAATACCGAAACCGATGAATTCAGTGATTTCTCGAGCGTAGAACCAGAAATCACGCGCCTGTTCGCCGAGGCGGTCGGCCGGACGCCCGAGAACGCCCGGCCGCCGGACTAA
- the ispG gene encoding flavodoxin-dependent (E)-4-hydroxy-3-methylbut-2-enyl-diphosphate synthase, translated as MAVEDHTKVRPWRMIDRRTSRQIHVGDVAVGGDAPISVQSMTNTLTSDANATINQIRALEEAGADIVRVSCPDTDSTAAFKTIAKAAKVPLVADIHFHYKRGIEAAEAGAACLRINPGNIGSMDRVRDVVQAARDNGCSIRIGVNAGSLERELLEKYGEPCPDAMVESALNHARILEDLDFREYKISVKASDVFLTVAAYQALAEATDAPLHLGVTEAGGLRTGGVKSSIGMGSLLWAGIGDTIRVSLSADPVEEIKVGYDILKSLGLRTRGVNIIACPSCARQGFDVIKTVEALEHRLEHVSEPISLSIIGCVVNGPGEAAYTDLGFTGGGKGSGMLYFAGQADEKVSNETMIERIVEAVEDKAAKMKAEREASEAAAE; from the coding sequence ATGGCGGTTGAAGATCACACCAAAGTCCGGCCCTGGCGGATGATTGACCGGCGTACGAGCCGGCAAATTCATGTGGGCGATGTGGCTGTAGGCGGCGACGCGCCGATCTCGGTCCAGTCCATGACCAATACGCTAACCTCGGACGCCAACGCGACGATCAATCAGATCCGGGCGCTGGAAGAGGCGGGCGCGGACATCGTGCGCGTGTCCTGCCCGGATACGGACTCCACCGCCGCCTTCAAGACCATCGCCAAGGCCGCGAAAGTCCCGCTCGTCGCGGACATTCATTTCCACTACAAGCGCGGCATTGAAGCCGCCGAGGCGGGGGCCGCCTGCCTGCGGATCAATCCGGGCAATATCGGGTCGATGGACCGGGTGCGCGATGTGGTTCAGGCCGCCCGTGACAATGGCTGCTCTATCCGTATCGGCGTGAACGCCGGCTCGCTGGAGCGCGAGCTTTTAGAGAAGTATGGTGAACCTTGCCCGGACGCGATGGTGGAGAGCGCGCTCAATCATGCGCGCATTCTCGAAGACCTTGATTTCCGCGAATACAAGATTTCGGTGAAGGCGTCAGACGTCTTCCTGACCGTGGCGGCCTATCAGGCGCTGGCGGAAGCCACCGACGCGCCCTTGCACTTGGGCGTCACGGAAGCGGGCGGCTTGCGTACGGGCGGCGTGAAAAGCTCGATCGGCATGGGCTCTTTGCTCTGGGCCGGGATCGGCGACACCATTCGAGTCTCCCTGTCCGCCGATCCGGTCGAAGAGATCAAGGTCGGCTATGACATCCTCAAATCTCTGGGTTTGCGCACCCGCGGCGTGAACATCATCGCCTGCCCAAGCTGTGCGCGGCAGGGCTTTGACGTCATCAAGACCGTCGAGGCGTTGGAGCACCGGCTTGAGCATGTTTCCGAGCCGATCTCGCTCTCCATTATCGGCTGCGTGGTGAACGGGCCGGGCGAAGCCGCCTATACGGACCTGGGGTTCACTGGCGGCGGCAAGGGGTCAGGCATGCTCTATTTCGCCGGTCAGGCGGATGAGAAGGTCTCCAACGAGACCATGATCGAGCGCATTGTCGAAGCGGTCGAGGACAAGGCCGCCAAAATGAAAGCCGAGCGCGAGGCGTCCGAAGCGGCGGCGGAGTAG
- the putA gene encoding bifunctional proline dehydrogenase/L-glutamate gamma-semialdehyde dehydrogenase PutA yields MRDWTDVNIDWDVLDGEKFADERQAARLLDDAVGLSPQARQAASDEAVDLVERARATRHGGGLMESFLQEFGLSNKEGLALMCLAEALLRVPDAETADALIAEKIGSGAWVEHAWKSDNWLVNASTLGLMMTGSILKVDKGAQKNPGEYFKQMASRLGEPVIRTATRRAMGILGEQFVLGRNIEGAIKRGRNWKTYGSIKPLFSFDMLGEGARTDADAQRYLQKYREAIKVVAAKRQTGGVEDVDGVSVKLTALHPRYQAVKQDQVMDELYPRALELAQAAKAADLGFSLDAEESDRLVIQLKIFDRLARDPSLAGWDGLGIVIQAYQKRASAVLQKLIELGQDCGRRFMVRLVKGAYWDTEIKFAQMNGQPDFPVWTTKPATDLNYLACARLMLAAPDAIFSQFATHNAHTLCAVRQIAAETGNPPYEFQRLHGMGEPLYAAAAQAFPDLGNVRVYAPVGSHEDLLPYLVRRLLENGANTSFVNAFLDEDVPAADVAGGPFKAAPTLDRHPFISIPPKLYGPARLNSKGMDLTQSAVRDRLADAQEAFDADAPYPCGPIINGQALTDWGAPMTSPADESFQVATLHESTEEDVERAYKAAREAQPGWNARGGPARATILRDMADALEANTDRLLALMARETGKTLLDGVAEVREAVDFLRYYAVEAETKFGEPVRMPGPAGETNHLGLGGRGVFVCISPWNFPLAIFTGQVAAALAAGNSVLAKPAEQSPLIAFEAVKLYLEAGLPEGVLHLIPGDGKIGAALTGLPGVDGVAFTGSTDVARIINRTLAAKDGPIVPLIAETGGLNGLFVDTSALHEQVIDDAILSAFGSAGQRCSALRLLLIPDEIGDLLIEGLKGAMDMLKLGDPADPATDIGPVIDADAYSMLESHVERMASEATVLHRAPLSSELAAKGRFFSPALVEISSMDQLTDEKFGPIMHVLRYKRSELEAVARQLADKGYGLTLGVHSRLDRFAERVRAIVPAGNCYVNRNITGAVVGVQPFGGEGLSGTGPKAGGPHYIYRFASEHTVTINVAAQGGDPELLSLG; encoded by the coding sequence ATGCGCGATTGGACAGATGTAAACATCGATTGGGATGTTCTGGACGGCGAGAAATTCGCTGATGAACGTCAGGCGGCCCGCCTGCTGGACGACGCGGTGGGCCTCAGCCCGCAAGCGCGCCAGGCGGCGAGCGACGAGGCGGTCGATCTGGTCGAGCGCGCCCGCGCCACCCGTCATGGCGGCGGGTTGATGGAAAGCTTCCTGCAAGAATTTGGTCTCAGCAATAAAGAAGGCCTGGCGCTGATGTGCCTGGCCGAAGCCCTGTTGCGCGTGCCTGACGCCGAGACCGCTGACGCTTTGATCGCCGAAAAGATCGGATCAGGGGCCTGGGTCGAACACGCCTGGAAGTCCGATAACTGGCTGGTCAACGCCTCCACGCTGGGTCTGATGATGACCGGCTCCATCCTGAAGGTGGACAAGGGCGCTCAGAAAAACCCCGGCGAGTACTTCAAGCAAATGGCCAGCCGGCTCGGAGAGCCGGTCATCCGCACCGCCACGCGTCGCGCTATGGGCATTCTGGGAGAGCAGTTTGTACTCGGCCGCAATATCGAGGGCGCGATCAAACGCGGTCGAAACTGGAAAACTTACGGGTCGATCAAGCCGCTCTTCAGCTTTGACATGCTGGGTGAAGGTGCGCGCACCGATGCTGACGCCCAGCGTTATCTGCAGAAATACCGTGAAGCCATCAAGGTCGTCGCCGCCAAGCGTCAGACCGGCGGCGTGGAGGATGTGGATGGTGTGAGCGTCAAGTTGACGGCGCTGCACCCGCGGTATCAGGCGGTCAAGCAAGACCAGGTGATGGACGAGCTCTATCCGCGCGCGCTGGAGCTGGCGCAAGCGGCGAAAGCCGCTGATCTGGGCTTCAGCCTGGACGCGGAAGAGAGTGATCGTCTGGTCATTCAGCTGAAGATATTCGACCGGCTGGCGCGCGATCCGTCCCTGGCGGGCTGGGATGGCCTCGGCATTGTGATCCAGGCCTATCAAAAGCGCGCCTCCGCAGTGCTGCAGAAGCTGATCGAGCTCGGCCAGGATTGCGGGCGCCGTTTCATGGTGCGTCTGGTGAAAGGCGCCTATTGGGATACCGAGATCAAATTCGCCCAGATGAACGGTCAGCCCGATTTTCCGGTCTGGACCACCAAGCCGGCGACCGATCTCAACTATCTGGCCTGTGCGCGTCTGATGTTGGCGGCGCCGGACGCCATCTTCTCGCAATTCGCCACGCATAACGCTCACACCCTGTGCGCGGTGCGTCAGATTGCAGCCGAGACTGGCAACCCACCTTATGAGTTCCAGCGTCTGCACGGCATGGGCGAGCCGCTTTACGCTGCCGCCGCCCAAGCGTTCCCTGATTTGGGCAATGTGCGCGTCTATGCGCCAGTAGGCAGTCATGAAGACCTGTTGCCGTATCTGGTGCGGCGCCTTCTGGAAAACGGGGCGAACACCTCGTTCGTCAACGCGTTCCTGGATGAAGACGTGCCTGCAGCGGATGTGGCCGGCGGCCCGTTCAAGGCGGCTCCGACTCTGGACCGGCACCCGTTCATCTCCATTCCGCCCAAGCTCTATGGTCCGGCGCGCTTGAACTCCAAGGGCATGGATCTGACGCAGTCGGCGGTGCGGGACCGCTTGGCGGACGCTCAGGAGGCGTTTGACGCCGATGCGCCCTATCCGTGTGGGCCGATCATCAATGGCCAGGCGCTGACCGATTGGGGCGCGCCGATGACGAGCCCGGCCGATGAGAGCTTTCAGGTCGCGACCTTGCATGAATCCACGGAAGAGGATGTGGAGCGCGCGTATAAGGCCGCGCGTGAGGCCCAACCGGGCTGGAACGCCAGGGGCGGACCAGCGCGCGCGACAATCCTGCGCGATATGGCTGATGCGCTGGAAGCGAATACGGATCGCCTGCTCGCCCTGATGGCGCGGGAAACCGGCAAGACCTTGCTGGACGGCGTCGCGGAAGTGCGCGAAGCCGTAGACTTCCTGCGTTACTACGCTGTCGAGGCGGAGACCAAGTTCGGTGAGCCTGTGCGCATGCCGGGTCCGGCGGGCGAGACCAACCATCTGGGCCTGGGCGGTCGCGGCGTCTTTGTCTGCATCAGTCCGTGGAATTTCCCGCTGGCGATCTTCACCGGTCAGGTGGCGGCGGCTCTGGCGGCGGGCAATAGCGTGCTGGCCAAACCTGCCGAGCAAAGCCCGCTGATCGCGTTTGAAGCGGTCAAACTCTATCTCGAGGCGGGCTTGCCGGAAGGCGTGCTGCATCTGATTCCCGGCGACGGCAAGATCGGCGCGGCGCTGACCGGACTGCCGGGTGTGGATGGCGTGGCCTTCACCGGCTCTACCGATGTGGCGCGCATCATCAACCGGACGCTGGCGGCCAAGGACGGCCCGATCGTGCCGCTGATCGCCGAGACGGGCGGCCTCAACGGTCTGTTCGTTGATACGTCAGCCTTGCACGAACAGGTGATCGACGATGCGATTCTTTCCGCTTTCGGGTCTGCCGGGCAGCGCTGCTCGGCGCTGCGCCTGTTGCTGATCCCTGACGAGATCGGCGATCTTCTGATCGAGGGTCTGAAGGGCGCGATGGATATGCTCAAACTGGGCGATCCGGCGGATCCGGCCACGGATATCGGCCCGGTGATCGATGCGGACGCCTATTCCATGCTCGAAAGCCATGTGGAGCGCATGGCGTCAGAGGCGACGGTGCTGCACCGCGCGCCGCTGAGTAGTGAGCTGGCGGCCAAGGGGCGATTCTTCTCTCCGGCTCTGGTCGAAATCAGCTCCATGGATCAGCTGACGGATGAGAAGTTCGGACCGATCATGCATGTGCTGCGCTACAAGCGGTCAGAGCTTGAGGCCGTGGCGCGTCAGCTCGCTGACAAGGGCTATGGGCTGACCCTGGGCGTGCACAGCCGACTGGATCGATTCGCCGAGCGCGTGCGCGCGATCGTTCCGGCGGGCAATTGCTATGTGAATCGCAACATCACCGGTGCGGTGGTGGGCGTGCAGCCTTTCGGCGGCGAAGGCCTGTCGGGCACCGGACCCAAGGCGGGCGGCCCTCACTATATCTACCGGTTCGCATCCGAGCATACGGTCACCATTAACGTGGCGGCGCAGGGCGGGGACCCCGAACTTCTGTCCTTGGGTTAA
- a CDS encoding MAPEG family protein, producing MFQSMMTPVLMLASWTMVMWLWMYATRIPAMQKAGIKPAELKEKSQLDVLPRSVRQVADNYNHLHEQPVIFYALLTYSHLVGVADPLNVGLAWAYVILRVAHSIFQATINFIPVRFALFALSSVVLIVIAVRNLLALMV from the coding sequence ATGTTTCAATCCATGATGACGCCGGTTCTGATGCTGGCGAGCTGGACGATGGTGATGTGGTTGTGGATGTACGCCACCCGCATTCCGGCGATGCAGAAGGCCGGGATCAAACCCGCCGAGCTGAAAGAAAAGTCCCAGCTCGACGTGCTGCCTCGCTCGGTGCGGCAGGTCGCGGACAATTACAATCACCTGCATGAGCAGCCGGTCATCTTCTACGCGCTTCTCACCTACAGTCATCTGGTCGGCGTGGCGGATCCGCTGAATGTGGGGCTGGCCTGGGCCTATGTGATCCTGCGCGTTGCGCACAGCATCTTCCAGGCGACGATCAATTTCATCCCGGTCCGGTTCGCACTCTTCGCCTTGTCGAGCGTGGTTCTGATCGTGATCGCGGTGCGCAATCTGCTGGCGTTGATGGTTTAG
- a CDS encoding glycosyltransferase family 4 protein: MRILLVTDAWEPQVNGVVRTLSRTVEECRAMGHEVEVIHPGLGFKTFPLPTYPEIKMAVGARKDLEARFKAFEPEAIHIATEGSLGQAARAICLKWKLPFTTSYHTKFPEYVNARLPFIPISAGYWFMRRFHNSGNRLMVATPSMRDMLTERGFNNITPWARGVDTELFHPDKRHMGGESVYEGLQGPIFVYIGRVAVEKNIESFLDLDLPGTKVIVGPGPQLEELKKKYPEVVFTGNKSGDELARHFADADVMVFPSFTDTFGLVILESMATGTPVAAYVANGPKDIIPGSKAGSVNDDLKTACLEALEMKREDCRAYAEKYSWRSCAEEFVQNLKPQPRPERRRFWRRLRRLGRRG; this comes from the coding sequence CTGCGCATACTGCTCGTCACCGATGCGTGGGAGCCTCAGGTCAACGGCGTCGTGCGGACGCTTTCACGCACCGTGGAAGAGTGCCGCGCCATGGGCCATGAGGTGGAGGTGATTCACCCCGGCCTCGGCTTCAAGACCTTCCCCCTGCCGACCTACCCCGAAATCAAGATGGCGGTCGGCGCGCGCAAGGACCTGGAAGCCCGGTTCAAGGCGTTCGAGCCCGAGGCGATTCACATCGCCACCGAAGGCTCGCTGGGCCAGGCCGCACGGGCGATCTGTCTGAAGTGGAAGCTGCCCTTCACCACGAGCTATCACACCAAGTTCCCCGAATATGTGAATGCGCGCCTGCCGTTCATTCCGATCTCGGCAGGCTATTGGTTCATGCGGCGCTTCCACAATTCGGGTAACCGGCTGATGGTCGCCACCCCGTCCATGCGCGACATGCTGACCGAGCGCGGCTTCAACAACATCACCCCCTGGGCGCGGGGCGTGGACACTGAACTCTTCCACCCTGACAAGCGCCATATGGGCGGGGAAAGCGTCTATGAAGGACTTCAGGGTCCGATCTTCGTCTATATCGGCCGCGTGGCCGTCGAGAAGAACATCGAATCCTTCCTCGACCTCGACCTGCCCGGCACAAAGGTCATCGTCGGTCCCGGCCCGCAGCTTGAAGAACTGAAGAAAAAATATCCCGAAGTCGTCTTCACCGGCAACAAGTCCGGCGACGAACTGGCGCGTCACTTTGCAGACGCCGACGTCATGGTCTTCCCCAGCTTCACCGATACCTTCGGACTGGTGATTCTGGAATCCATGGCGACCGGCACCCCGGTCGCCGCCTATGTGGCGAACGGGCCCAAGGACATCATCCCTGGCTCCAAGGCGGGCTCAGTCAATGACGATCTGAAAACCGCATGCCTTGAGGCGCTGGAGATGAAGCGCGAAGACTGCCGCGCCTACGCCGAGAAATACTCCTGGCGGTCATGCGCGGAAGAGTTCGTGCAGAACCTGAAACCCCAACCTCGCCCCGAGCGACGCCGGTTCTGGCGCCGCCTGCGCCGGCTGGGCCGCCGCGGCTGA
- a CDS encoding ArsC/Spx/MgsR family protein yields MITIFGLKNCDTCKKAVKALQANTVAHEFVDIRTEADLADRVPVWLEAVGSKALINTRSTTWRGLDEAQRGRAETDPAALLVENPTLIKRPVIEAGSAVTVGWSDVIEQGLTSR; encoded by the coding sequence ATGATCACCATTTTCGGACTCAAAAACTGCGATACCTGCAAGAAGGCTGTGAAAGCCCTGCAGGCGAACACCGTCGCGCATGAGTTTGTGGATATCCGCACTGAAGCGGATCTTGCCGATCGCGTCCCGGTCTGGCTTGAGGCGGTGGGTTCAAAGGCGTTGATCAATACCCGGTCCACAACCTGGCGCGGCCTTGACGAGGCTCAGCGCGGACGCGCCGAGACTGATCCGGCGGCGCTTCTGGTCGAGAATCCGACCCTGATCAAACGCCCGGTCATCGAAGCTGGCAGTGCGGTGACGGTTGGATGGTCTGATGTGATCGAGCAGGGGCTGACGTCACGCTGA
- the prmC gene encoding peptide chain release factor N(5)-glutamine methyltransferase — MTRAAHLRAAAERLGAAGLDDAADEARRLLLAASDLSPARLLTEMTQPMPAEERAQFDALVSRREQREPLSHILGTQPFWTLELKVTRDVLTPRADTETVIEAALAAFPDRSAPLRILDIATGSGAIILALLSEFPNASGLATDLSEAALKVAAENAVRTQLTDRVRFQTGNWADGVSDAFDLVVSNPPYIATDVLETLEPEVRVFEPRLALDGGVTGFGPYPNLFAEAARLLKPGGLALFEIGYDQGAMALQAAREAGAQEVCILKDLAGNDRVVSLNFPL, encoded by the coding sequence GTGACCCGGGCTGCGCATTTGCGCGCCGCCGCTGAGCGGTTAGGCGCGGCGGGGCTGGATGATGCGGCGGATGAAGCGCGGCGATTGCTGCTTGCGGCCAGCGATCTGAGCCCGGCGCGACTGCTCACCGAGATGACGCAGCCCATGCCGGCTGAAGAGCGCGCGCAGTTTGACGCGTTGGTATCGCGCCGCGAACAGCGCGAACCGTTGTCGCATATCCTCGGCACGCAGCCCTTCTGGACGCTCGAGCTGAAAGTCACCCGCGACGTGCTGACCCCGCGTGCGGACACCGAGACCGTGATCGAGGCGGCGCTCGCCGCTTTTCCGGATCGGTCGGCGCCCTTGCGGATTCTGGACATTGCGACGGGGTCGGGCGCGATCATTCTGGCTTTGTTGAGCGAATTTCCGAACGCCTCGGGTTTGGCCACCGATCTCAGCGAAGCGGCGCTCAAGGTCGCGGCGGAGAATGCCGTGCGCACGCAATTGACTGACCGTGTACGTTTTCAAACAGGCAATTGGGCGGATGGCGTATCGGACGCTTTTGATCTGGTGGTGTCAAACCCGCCCTATATCGCGACCGATGTGCTTGAGACACTGGAGCCGGAAGTCCGGGTTTTCGAGCCTCGGTTAGCGCTTGACGGCGGCGTGACCGGATTCGGTCCATATCCGAATCTGTTCGCCGAGGCCGCGCGATTATTGAAGCCTGGCGGGTTGGCTTTGTTCGAGATCGGGTACGATCAAGGGGCCATGGCGCTGCAGGCGGCGCGTGAAGCCGGCGCTCAAGAGGTCTGCATCTTGAAGGATTTGGCCGGCAATGACCGGGTTGTCAGCCTGAACTTTCCACTCTGA
- a CDS encoding LOG family protein: MKKSICVYCGSNPGAAPEYAQAAQAVGVKLAQNDIRLVYGGGQVGLMGLVADACIDAGGQVYGVIPDFLHQKEIAHPRVQDMHIVPSMHERKLKMADASDAFIAMPGGIGTMEELFEVWTWSQLGRHEKPVGVLNVNGYYDKLLEFIDHMTGEGFLLDKHRAMLMRGESIEELLEQFEAFEHPGMIATLAAGQV, encoded by the coding sequence ATGAAAAAATCAATCTGTGTGTATTGCGGCTCCAATCCGGGCGCCGCACCCGAATACGCCCAGGCCGCGCAAGCGGTGGGCGTGAAACTGGCTCAAAACGACATTCGTCTGGTCTATGGCGGCGGTCAGGTGGGGCTGATGGGCCTTGTGGCGGACGCCTGCATTGATGCGGGCGGCCAGGTCTATGGGGTCATTCCCGACTTCCTGCATCAAAAAGAAATCGCTCATCCGCGCGTGCAGGACATGCATATCGTTCCCTCCATGCACGAGCGAAAGCTGAAGATGGCGGACGCGTCTGACGCCTTCATCGCCATGCCCGGCGGTATTGGCACCATGGAGGAATTGTTCGAGGTCTGGACCTGGTCACAACTGGGACGCCACGAAAAGCCGGTCGGCGTGCTCAATGTGAACGGCTATTATGACAAGCTGCTCGAGTTTATCGATCACATGACCGGGGAAGGCTTTTTGCTGGACAAGCATCGCGCCATGCTGATGCGCGGTGAAAGCATTGAAGAGCTGCTTGAGCAATTTGAAGCCTTCGAACATCCCGGCATGATCGCCACGCTGGCGGCGGGGCAGGTCTAG
- the prfA gene encoding peptide chain release factor 1 → MSIQDAKLDQVIDRFDQVEARLGAAADPEEIVSLSKEHAELKTVAEKARELKTARDSLAEAEAIIEDGSDRDMVELAEEERQDLRKRLPALERDLQLLLIPKDRDDDASIMIEIRAGTGGDEAALFAGDLFRMYERYASNQGWKVEVVEASEAEVGGYKEIIASVKGKGVFGKMKFESGVHRVQRVPVTESGGRIHTSAATVAVLPEPENVEIEIKDEDLRIDTMRASGAGGQHVNKTESAVRMTHIPTGIVVVSSEKSQHQNRAIAMQVLKTRLYEKERREKDEARAAERKGQVGSGDRSERIRTYNFPQGRVSDHRINLTLYKLDEILSGDALDEVIDALLAEDQAAKLAAMEDA, encoded by the coding sequence ATGAGTATTCAGGACGCAAAACTGGACCAGGTCATTGACCGGTTCGATCAGGTCGAGGCGCGTTTGGGCGCCGCCGCTGATCCAGAAGAGATCGTTTCGCTTTCCAAAGAGCACGCCGAACTCAAAACGGTGGCCGAGAAGGCGCGCGAGTTGAAAACCGCGCGCGACAGCCTGGCGGAAGCCGAAGCGATCATCGAGGACGGCTCGGACAGGGATATGGTCGAGCTGGCCGAAGAAGAGCGTCAGGATCTCAGAAAGCGCCTGCCTGCGCTGGAGCGGGATTTGCAGCTTCTGCTGATCCCCAAGGATCGCGATGACGACGCCTCGATCATGATCGAGATCCGCGCCGGCACCGGCGGCGATGAGGCGGCGCTGTTCGCCGGCGATCTGTTCCGAATGTACGAGCGCTATGCCTCCAACCAGGGCTGGAAGGTCGAAGTGGTTGAAGCCAGCGAGGCGGAAGTCGGCGGCTACAAGGAAATCATCGCCTCGGTGAAGGGCAAGGGCGTCTTCGGCAAGATGAAGTTTGAATCCGGCGTCCATCGGGTTCAGCGCGTCCCGGTCACCGAATCCGGCGGCCGGATTCATACCTCCGCCGCGACGGTCGCCGTGCTGCCCGAGCCTGAAAATGTCGAGATCGAGATCAAGGACGAAGATCTGCGCATCGACACCATGCGGGCCTCCGGCGCGGGCGGTCAGCACGTGAACAAAACCGAATCTGCGGTGCGCATGACGCACATCCCAACAGGCATCGTCGTGGTCAGCTCTGAGAAATCCCAGCACCAGAACCGCGCCATCGCCATGCAGGTGCTCAAGACTCGCCTGTATGAAAAAGAGCGCCGCGAGAAGGACGAGGCCCGCGCCGCAGAGCGCAAGGGCCAGGTGGGGTCGGGCGACCGGTCCGAACGCATTCGCACCTATAATTTCCCGCAAGGCCGTGTGAGCGATCACCGTATCAATCTGACGCTCTACAAGCTCGACGAGATCCTGTCCGGCGACGCGCTGGACGAAGTGATCGACGCGCTGCTTGCAGAAGATCAGGCCGCTAAACTCGCGGCGATGGAAGACGCTTGA